A genomic window from Cloacibacillus evryensis DSM 19522 includes:
- a CDS encoding ATP phosphoribosyltransferase regulatory subunit gives MNRNPKGCSNIGGAIAANMEYCRGAAMHLFSLYGYHPFSPAEFQLVEDVWSKIAPARARRLIPLMSPLGEPCVLRGDLTLTAVAYLGSHHTCSERPLRLSYADRIFSVPQPPKDNLEENQVGVELIGWEDTGADAETAVLLLRTLDLLSIERSALVLGDVSVLAGIFGGLPESRAGKLIEALQERAYTKYNMLLDGLALPEDKTLLLRRLPSLKGDVSVIGEAMGLFEDPSVLMPLKRLCDSLCKLGYAERLRVDLSFVRDLGYYSGPIYNAYSSVDGVLLGGGGRYDGLLAKEGIEGQAAGFALNLKELAAHCASPAPAPLMMLWGGSCANAEALRYADALSKKNIAFELSWTKDRKESLSTASLRGYKWWIDLGGRRVTLLPGGREISLNEFESEVLSC, from the coding sequence ATGAACAGGAATCCGAAGGGGTGCAGCAACATTGGCGGAGCGATCGCGGCCAATATGGAATATTGCAGAGGCGCGGCGATGCATCTATTTTCCCTTTACGGATACCATCCGTTCAGCCCCGCTGAGTTCCAGCTTGTGGAGGACGTCTGGAGCAAGATCGCTCCGGCGCGCGCGCGCCGCCTCATTCCCCTGATGTCGCCGCTCGGCGAGCCCTGCGTGCTGCGCGGCGACCTGACGCTTACGGCGGTCGCCTATCTGGGCAGCCACCACACATGCAGCGAGAGGCCGCTGCGCCTTTCGTATGCCGACCGTATCTTTTCCGTGCCGCAGCCGCCAAAGGATAACCTTGAGGAGAATCAGGTCGGCGTGGAGCTGATCGGCTGGGAGGATACGGGGGCCGACGCGGAGACGGCGGTGCTGCTGCTGCGCACGCTCGACCTGCTCAGCATCGAGCGGTCGGCGCTGGTGCTCGGCGACGTCTCCGTCCTCGCGGGGATATTCGGCGGCCTGCCGGAGAGCCGCGCGGGGAAACTGATAGAGGCTTTACAGGAACGGGCCTATACGAAATACAATATGCTGCTCGACGGGCTCGCGCTTCCGGAAGATAAGACGCTGCTGCTCCGGCGGCTGCCGTCGTTAAAGGGCGACGTTTCGGTGATCGGCGAAGCGATGGGATTGTTTGAAGATCCATCGGTGCTGATGCCGCTCAAGCGTCTCTGCGACAGCCTCTGCAAGCTCGGCTATGCGGAGCGGCTGCGTGTCGACCTGAGCTTCGTGCGCGACCTCGGATACTACAGCGGCCCCATATATAACGCCTATTCGTCTGTCGACGGCGTTCTGCTCGGAGGCGGCGGGCGCTACGACGGGCTGCTCGCGAAAGAGGGGATAGAGGGACAGGCCGCGGGCTTCGCCCTCAATCTTAAGGAGCTTGCCGCGCACTGCGCCTCCCCCGCCCCCGCGCCGCTGATGATGCTCTGGGGCGGCTCCTGCGCCAACGCGGAGGCGCTGCGTTACGCCGACGCGCTTTCAAAGAAAAACATCGCCTTTGAGCTGAGCTGGACGAAAGACAGGAAAGAGTCCCTCTCGACCGCCTCCCTGCGCGGCTACAAGTGGTGGATAGACTTAGGCGGCAGGCGGGTGACGCTGCTCCCCGGCGGCCGCGAGATCTCGTTGAACGAGTTTGAATCGGAGGTACTCTCATGCTGA
- the hisG gene encoding ATP phosphoribosyltransferase: MLTFALPTGRSLDSCVDILERAGLPTAKLKDAGRNLVIEETSFRYLLSKPSDVPAMVYYGAADLALAGSDVIEEAGIELTELLDTGRGRCVMAVAGPEEMAEKFGGHVSGLMGLKVATKYTRLAEKTFAEWGVQIKLLKLNGSVELAPALGLADCIFDVVQTGGTLKANGLRVIKETMPVSLRLVAGISSVQLRWGSLFGVVEAIDSAVRAA; encoded by the coding sequence ATGCTGACATTCGCACTTCCCACGGGCCGTTCGCTCGACAGCTGCGTGGATATTCTGGAGCGGGCGGGACTGCCTACCGCGAAATTAAAGGACGCTGGGCGCAACCTCGTGATAGAGGAGACCAGTTTCCGTTATCTGCTGTCAAAGCCCTCCGACGTCCCCGCGATGGTGTACTACGGCGCGGCGGATCTGGCGCTCGCCGGCAGCGACGTGATAGAGGAGGCCGGCATCGAGCTCACCGAACTTCTCGATACCGGCAGGGGCCGCTGCGTGATGGCGGTCGCCGGCCCGGAGGAGATGGCGGAAAAATTCGGCGGCCATGTCTCCGGGCTCATGGGGCTTAAGGTGGCGACGAAATACACGCGCCTTGCCGAAAAGACCTTCGCGGAATGGGGCGTTCAGATAAAGCTGCTGAAGCTGAACGGCTCGGTGGAACTCGCGCCGGCGCTGGGCCTTGCCGACTGCATCTTCGACGTCGTGCAGACGGGCGGCACGCTGAAGGCCAACGGCCTGCGCGTGATCAAGGAGACGATGCCCGTCTCGCTGCGCCTCGTCGCCGGCATCTCATCCGTACAGCTGCGGTGGGGCTCGCTCTTCGGCGTGGTGGAGGCGATAGACTCGGCGGTGAGGGCGGCCTGA
- a CDS encoding imidazoleglycerol-phosphate dehydratase: MIAEIIRNTKETQIELTLSDESRERSIDINCGFLSHMLDLLCHRTALGLVIKARGDVEVDSHHLAEDAGIALGQALRKIAAAAPIRRYGSALLPMDGSLARVALDFSGRGGLWWKGEFPSQKCGDFDMELVPEFFAGFAREAGLTLHIALLETDNSHHAAEAAFKGVGLALKEALAPAQTAPSTKGLWL; encoded by the coding sequence ATGATAGCGGAGATAATACGCAATACCAAGGAGACACAGATAGAACTGACGCTGAGCGATGAGAGCCGCGAACGCTCGATCGATATAAACTGCGGCTTTCTTTCGCACATGCTGGACCTGCTCTGTCACCGCACGGCCCTGGGCCTTGTAATAAAAGCCCGCGGTGATGTCGAGGTCGACAGCCACCACCTCGCGGAGGATGCCGGCATCGCTCTGGGACAGGCGCTGCGCAAGATAGCGGCCGCCGCGCCGATACGCCGCTACGGCTCCGCGCTGCTGCCGATGGACGGCTCGCTCGCGCGCGTGGCGCTTGATTTCAGCGGCAGGGGCGGCCTCTGGTGGAAGGGGGAGTTTCCCTCCCAGAAGTGCGGCGATTTCGATATGGAGCTGGTCCCCGAATTCTTCGCGGGTTTTGCGCGCGAGGCGGGGCTGACCCTCCACATCGCCCTGCTTGAGACAGACAACTCACACCACGCGGCCGAGGCGGCCTTCAAAGGCGTGGGGCTGGCGCTTAAAGAGGCGCTCGCTCCCGCGCAGACCGCTCCCAGCACGAAGGGGCTGTGGCTGTGA
- a CDS encoding HisA/HisF-related TIM barrel protein yields MKIFPAVDLYEGKVVRLTQGDYSRRRVYELSPLDAAKSFRDAGCPRIHVVDLEGARTGEPKHLKELSAIASLGLFVQYGGGLRSAEAVARAVSAGAGRVMAGSLIFKDLGRASELSARFGDKIMAAVDIKNGKVVHSGWLAATEFSAAEAVDKLFAMGFSSFLVTQTERDGMMSGTDASVYGSLAARGRFIAAAGGVTDLHDIRALAAAGVDAAVVGKSLYEGGITLAEALDACSE; encoded by the coding sequence GTGAAGATATTTCCCGCGGTGGATCTATACGAAGGCAAAGTTGTCCGCCTCACGCAGGGCGACTACTCGCGCCGCCGCGTCTATGAGCTCTCGCCCCTCGACGCGGCGAAAAGCTTCCGTGACGCCGGCTGCCCGCGCATCCACGTCGTAGACCTAGAAGGGGCGCGGACGGGGGAGCCGAAACATCTGAAAGAGCTCTCCGCGATAGCCTCCCTCGGACTCTTCGTCCAGTACGGCGGCGGCCTGCGCAGCGCCGAAGCGGTGGCGCGGGCGGTATCCGCCGGCGCCGGGCGCGTGATGGCGGGAAGCCTCATATTCAAGGATTTGGGGCGCGCCTCGGAACTCAGCGCCCGCTTCGGAGACAAGATAATGGCGGCGGTAGATATAAAAAACGGCAAAGTAGTGCACTCGGGATGGCTTGCCGCCACGGAATTCAGCGCCGCCGAGGCGGTGGACAAGCTTTTCGCGATGGGCTTCTCGTCGTTTCTCGTGACCCAGACGGAGCGTGACGGAATGATGTCCGGAACGGACGCCTCCGTATACGGATCGCTCGCGGCCCGGGGCCGTTTTATCGCCGCCGCCGGCGGCGTGACGGACCTGCACGACATCCGCGCGCTCGCCGCGGCCGGCGTTGACGCGGCCGTGGTCGGAAAAAGCTTGTACGAAGGCGGCATAACGCTCGCAGAGGCCCTGGATGCCTGCTCTGAATAG
- the hisIE gene encoding bifunctional phosphoribosyl-AMP cyclohydrolase/phosphoribosyl-ATP diphosphatase HisIE: MMNIDLSLIKFDEKGLVPVVVQDAVTAEVLMTAWANAEALAETARCEEMVFWSRSRGELWHKGETSGSRMCLRELRVDCDGDTLLAIVEPLGPACHTGERSCFYRSLCGEADSTEATFLGRLWRYLNVRKDDDPKESYTARLLRSGLSRVAQKVGEEGVETALACATGDRDGFRYEAADLLYHLLTACIAAGVPFDEVLRELASRHKGAKK; this comes from the coding sequence ATGATGAATATAGACCTTTCATTGATAAAATTTGACGAAAAGGGACTTGTTCCCGTAGTCGTTCAGGACGCCGTCACCGCCGAAGTGCTTATGACCGCCTGGGCGAACGCCGAGGCGCTCGCGGAGACGGCGCGGTGCGAAGAGATGGTCTTCTGGAGCCGCTCTCGCGGCGAACTTTGGCACAAGGGCGAAACGAGCGGCAGCCGGATGTGCCTGCGCGAGCTGCGTGTCGACTGCGACGGGGATACGCTGCTGGCGATCGTCGAGCCGCTGGGCCCGGCCTGCCACACGGGCGAGCGCAGTTGTTTTTACCGCAGCCTCTGCGGAGAGGCGGATTCGACGGAGGCCACCTTCCTCGGCCGTCTCTGGCGATACCTGAACGTCAGGAAGGACGACGATCCGAAAGAGAGCTACACGGCGCGGCTCCTGCGGTCCGGGCTTTCGCGCGTAGCCCAGAAGGTCGGCGAGGAGGGCGTTGAAACGGCGCTTGCCTGCGCGACCGGCGACCGCGATGGTTTTCGCTACGAGGCGGCCGATCTGCTCTACCACCTGCTTACGGCATGTATCGCGGCCGGCGTGCCCTTTGACGAAGTGCTTCGCGAGCTCGCCTCGCGCCACAAGGGGGCGAAGAAATAA
- the hisH gene encoding imidazole glycerol phosphate synthase subunit HisH translates to MIAVIDYGAGNLKSVKNALDHLGAANMRASTAKEILLADAVILPGVGEFGTAMAELERRGIKEAVIEAANGGRPLLGICLGMQLLFEAGEESPGAKGLGILPGRVPRFPAEMGLKIPHMGWNSVMPLKENRLLDGLPKGSYMYFVHSFYVKAAERADVSAISEYGLIFDAAVERGNIFGCQFHPEKSGAAGLVILKNFIEIAKGE, encoded by the coding sequence ATGATCGCGGTGATAGACTACGGAGCCGGAAACCTGAAAAGCGTTAAAAACGCCCTCGACCACCTCGGTGCTGCGAACATGCGCGCCTCCACGGCGAAAGAGATATTGCTCGCCGACGCGGTGATACTGCCCGGCGTCGGCGAATTCGGCACCGCGATGGCGGAGCTTGAACGCCGCGGGATAAAAGAGGCGGTCATAGAGGCGGCGAACGGAGGCCGGCCCCTGCTGGGGATCTGCCTCGGTATGCAGCTGCTCTTTGAGGCGGGCGAGGAGAGCCCCGGGGCGAAGGGGCTCGGCATCCTGCCGGGGCGCGTGCCCCGCTTTCCCGCGGAGATGGGGCTCAAGATACCCCACATGGGCTGGAACTCCGTCATGCCACTCAAAGAAAACCGTCTGCTTGACGGGCTGCCCAAAGGTTCATACATGTACTTCGTACACTCATTCTATGTAAAAGCCGCCGAGCGCGCCGACGTGAGCGCCATTTCGGAATACGGCCTCATATTCGACGCCGCAGTCGAGCGGGGGAACATCTTTGGCTGCCAGTTCCATCCTGAAAAGAGCGGGGCGGCCGGGCTTGTGATATTGAAAAATTTTATAGAAATAGCGAAGGGAGAATAA
- the hisF gene encoding imidazole glycerol phosphate synthase subunit HisF, translated as MFAKRIIPCLDIKEGRVVKGVNFVGLRDAGDPVECAKAYEKAGADEIVFLDITATSDDRKTVVDLVRRVTAEVFVPITVGGGIRSVGDIREILRAGADKVSLNSAAVKNPALISEAAKVFGSQCVVVAIDAKRKGDGYWEVYTAGGRRPEHMDAFCWAVEAERARRGRDTADEHGPRRHKGGL; from the coding sequence ATGTTTGCGAAGAGAATAATACCATGCCTTGATATAAAAGAGGGAAGAGTCGTCAAGGGAGTGAACTTTGTCGGACTGCGCGACGCGGGCGACCCCGTGGAATGCGCGAAGGCCTATGAAAAGGCTGGGGCCGACGAGATCGTCTTCCTTGACATCACCGCCACCAGCGACGACCGTAAGACCGTAGTCGACCTTGTGCGCCGCGTCACCGCCGAAGTCTTCGTGCCGATCACCGTCGGCGGCGGGATTCGGAGCGTCGGCGACATCCGCGAAATACTGCGCGCCGGGGCCGATAAAGTCTCGCTGAATTCAGCGGCGGTAAAAAATCCCGCCCTCATCAGCGAGGCGGCCAAAGTTTTTGGCAGCCAGTGCGTGGTTGTCGCGATAGACGCGAAACGCAAAGGCGACGGCTACTGGGAGGTCTATACGGCGGGAGGAAGACGCCCCGAGCACATGGACGCCTTCTGCTGGGCTGTTGAGGCCGAGCGGGCTCGGCGCGGGCGAGATACTGCTGACGAGCATGGACCGCGACGGCACAAAGGCGGGCTATGA
- a CDS encoding HisA/HisF-related TIM barrel protein codes for MDRDGTKAGYDLELTELISGSVNIPVIASGGAGGYSHFYDALTRGRADAVLAASLFHFNEIPIPALKEYLAGRGIPVRKNAEGRRAPYEMSQEEVGFFGICGEA; via the coding sequence ATGGACCGCGACGGCACAAAGGCGGGCTATGACCTCGAGCTGACGGAGCTTATCAGCGGATCGGTGAACATCCCCGTCATCGCCTCCGGCGGCGCCGGCGGATATTCGCATTTTTACGACGCCCTGACGCGCGGCCGCGCCGACGCGGTACTGGCGGCCTCGCTTTTCCACTTCAACGAAATACCGATCCCCGCGCTGAAAGAATACCTGGCCGGACGCGGCATCCCTGTAAGAAAGAACGCGGAGGGGCGGCGCGCGCCCTACGAAATGTCGCAGGAGGAAGTTGGGTTCTTTGGGATCTGCGGCGAAGCGTAA
- a CDS encoding NAD(+) synthase, whose amino-acid sequence MRDGFIKVAAVSPEMRVADCDYNAEMIVDAAARAARDGVRLLVLPELCLTGYTCGDLFFQPTLTEAAERSLSKVMRAASDLSVVIIAGLPVAHGGKLYNCAAVIYRGALLGLVPKKNLPNYGEFYEKRWFSPAPEENATAWLCGEEVPFGSKLLFRCAGMRDFSFAAEICEDLWVPEPPSVRHALAGARIIANLSASDETVGKAEYRRALVLGQSARLVCAYVYADADRGESTTDMVFGGHDIVAENGRLLSECEPFTAGHSSAVTDAQLLAQERKRLTTYPEEGTAGYQTITFEMEASDTDLAERLIPRRPFVPDDGAERGRRAAAILTMQAHGLKKRLEHARAKKAVIGVSGGLDSCLALLVAVRASDLMKRPRTGVLAVTMPCFGTTARTKGNAELLCEALGVDFRCVDITEAVKLHFRDIGHKEDEYDVTFENAQARERTQVLMDIANKEGGLVVGTGDLSELALGWATYNGDQMSMYGVNASVPKTLVRHIVRYAADSAENEPLRRALLDILDTPVSPELLPAKDGEISQITEDLVGPYELHDFFLYHAVRCGFSPRKVRRLANAAFAGIYDGGTIDKWLKNFYRRFFAQQFKRSCMPDGPKVGSVTLSPRGDWRMPSDAAAALWLAELE is encoded by the coding sequence ATGAGGGACGGATTTATAAAGGTCGCCGCTGTTTCGCCGGAGATGCGCGTCGCGGACTGCGATTATAACGCGGAAATGATCGTCGACGCGGCCGCGCGCGCTGCGCGCGATGGGGTGCGCCTGCTCGTTTTGCCGGAGCTCTGCCTCACGGGCTACACCTGCGGCGACCTCTTTTTTCAGCCGACGCTGACGGAGGCCGCAGAACGGTCGCTTTCAAAGGTAATGCGCGCCGCGTCGGATCTCTCCGTCGTGATCATCGCCGGCCTTCCCGTAGCGCACGGAGGAAAGTTGTATAACTGCGCCGCCGTCATCTACAGGGGCGCGCTGCTCGGCCTCGTCCCGAAAAAGAACCTCCCCAACTACGGCGAATTTTATGAAAAGAGATGGTTTTCCCCCGCTCCAGAGGAAAACGCGACGGCGTGGCTTTGCGGGGAGGAGGTCCCATTCGGCAGCAAGCTGCTCTTCCGGTGCGCCGGTATGCGGGATTTCAGCTTCGCCGCCGAAATATGCGAGGATCTCTGGGTGCCGGAACCTCCGTCCGTCCGCCACGCGCTCGCGGGGGCGCGAATCATCGCCAACCTTTCCGCGAGCGACGAAACGGTCGGCAAAGCGGAATACCGCCGCGCCCTCGTCCTGGGACAATCGGCGCGCCTTGTCTGCGCCTACGTCTACGCCGACGCCGACCGGGGAGAATCGACGACCGACATGGTATTCGGCGGACACGACATTGTCGCGGAGAACGGGCGTCTGCTGTCCGAATGCGAGCCCTTCACTGCGGGACACAGTTCCGCGGTCACTGACGCGCAGCTGCTCGCACAGGAACGCAAACGGCTGACGACCTATCCCGAAGAAGGGACGGCGGGATACCAGACCATAACGTTTGAAATGGAGGCATCGGATACGGACCTCGCGGAGCGCCTCATCCCAAGGCGGCCCTTCGTCCCCGACGACGGCGCGGAGCGCGGCAGGCGCGCCGCGGCGATCCTCACGATGCAGGCTCACGGCCTCAAAAAACGGCTTGAACACGCGCGCGCGAAAAAGGCCGTCATCGGCGTTTCGGGCGGCCTCGACTCCTGCCTGGCGCTGCTCGTCGCCGTCAGGGCGTCGGACCTGATGAAGCGCCCGCGCACCGGCGTCCTCGCCGTGACGATGCCCTGCTTCGGCACCACGGCAAGGACGAAGGGCAACGCGGAACTGCTCTGCGAGGCGCTCGGCGTCGATTTCAGATGCGTCGACATAACGGAAGCGGTGAAACTCCACTTCCGCGACATCGGCCATAAAGAGGACGAATATGACGTGACCTTTGAAAACGCGCAGGCGCGCGAACGCACGCAGGTGCTGATGGACATCGCCAATAAAGAGGGGGGCCTCGTCGTCGGCACCGGCGACCTCTCGGAACTCGCGCTCGGCTGGGCGACCTACAACGGAGATCAGATGTCGATGTACGGCGTCAACGCCTCCGTGCCGAAGACGCTCGTGCGCCACATCGTGCGCTACGCCGCCGACAGCGCGGAAAACGAACCGCTGCGCCGCGCGCTGCTGGACATCCTCGACACTCCGGTGAGCCCGGAGCTGCTGCCGGCGAAGGACGGCGAGATCTCGCAGATAACGGAAGACCTCGTCGGCCCCTACGAGCTGCACGACTTCTTCCTCTACCACGCCGTGCGCTGCGGTTTTTCGCCGCGCAAGGTGCGCCGGCTGGCAAATGCCGCCTTCGCCGGAATCTATGACGGCGGAACGATAGACAAATGGCTGAAAAATTTCTACCGCCGCTTCTTCGCCCAGCAATTCAAACGTTCCTGTATGCCCGACGGCCCCAAGGTCGGCTCCGTCACCCTCTCCCCGCGCGGCGACTGGCGCATGCCCTCGGACGCCGCCGCGGCGCTGTGGCTCGCGGAGCTGGAATAA
- a CDS encoding winged helix-turn-helix transcriptional regulator, which produces MPKKELPPCPVETTLTLIGDKWKVLILRDLMPGTKRFGELKKSIGTVTQKVLTQQLRAMEESGLLTRKVYAEVPPRVEYTLTGTGRSLKPILDAMVSWGESYKETLERQS; this is translated from the coding sequence ATGCCGAAAAAAGAGCTGCCGCCCTGCCCAGTGGAGACCACGCTGACGCTGATCGGCGATAAATGGAAGGTGCTCATCCTGCGCGACCTCATGCCGGGGACGAAACGTTTCGGAGAGCTGAAAAAATCGATCGGCACCGTCACGCAGAAGGTGCTCACGCAGCAGCTCCGCGCAATGGAAGAGAGCGGCCTGCTGACCCGCAAAGTCTACGCCGAAGTCCCGCCGCGCGTCGAATACACCCTGACCGGGACCGGCCGCAGCCTGAAACCGATACTCGACGCGATGGTAAGCTGGGGAGAGAGCTATAAGGAGACGCTTGAACGCCAGTCTTAA
- a CDS encoding efflux transporter outer membrane subunit: MNFLSKCTAAVMLMAAAAGAAMAAPGAKNELPSADIRLKEVSWTELAGAYPIPAVSPDISPALTPERLASWWDAFGDPQMTALVKRSLENNRTLATARARVTEARASLGVSRAALLPWLGSTDFWNNGRTPVEAGGSGNGGSLYKLGLDASWEIDVFGGQRAKVEAQRATLEAQYAALYSAWTSLASEVAMNYISLRTLQERLAIARYNLSLQQNTVDIQQSKVDSGLSDSLALKQAQYTMEQTKAGIPSIESSIEQTMNALAILVGEVPGTLAEKLAAKQPIPKISDTRFLGIPANAIRQRPDIRQAERLLVAQLARKKSAQADLWPKFYLTGSIGTEAGNWGSLFGGPAKLYSFMPQISWPIFHAGAIRSNIKAQGAIAEQLLASYEQTVLSAVGEVRDSLSSNVKEYERSESLKRGVEAAQAALDVANDKYANGLVDFTNVINAQRSLTSLSEEYVISQGQISANAVALFKALGGGWQPMEEAERALAEAAKKAKK; the protein is encoded by the coding sequence ATGAACTTTCTCAGCAAATGCACGGCAGCCGTGATGTTGATGGCGGCGGCAGCGGGCGCGGCCATGGCAGCGCCGGGAGCAAAGAACGAACTGCCCTCGGCCGATATCAGGCTCAAAGAGGTGAGCTGGACGGAGCTGGCCGGGGCCTATCCCATCCCCGCCGTCTCGCCGGATATTTCCCCGGCGCTGACGCCTGAGCGGCTCGCTAGCTGGTGGGACGCGTTCGGCGATCCGCAGATGACCGCCCTCGTCAAACGGTCGCTCGAAAACAACCGCACCCTCGCGACGGCCCGCGCCAGGGTGACGGAGGCGCGCGCCTCGCTCGGCGTCAGCAGGGCGGCGCTGCTTCCGTGGCTCGGCTCGACAGACTTCTGGAACAACGGAAGAACGCCGGTCGAGGCGGGGGGCAGCGGGAACGGCGGCAGCCTATACAAGCTCGGGTTGGACGCCTCGTGGGAGATAGACGTCTTCGGAGGACAGCGCGCGAAGGTGGAAGCCCAGCGCGCGACGCTCGAGGCGCAGTACGCCGCGCTCTACTCCGCCTGGACGAGCCTCGCCTCCGAGGTGGCGATGAACTATATCTCGCTGCGCACCCTGCAGGAACGCCTCGCGATCGCCAGGTACAACCTCAGCCTGCAGCAGAATACCGTGGACATCCAGCAGTCAAAGGTAGACTCCGGCCTCTCCGACTCGCTCGCGCTGAAGCAGGCGCAGTACACGATGGAACAGACAAAGGCCGGCATACCGAGCATCGAATCCTCAATAGAGCAGACGATGAACGCGCTCGCGATCCTCGTGGGCGAGGTGCCCGGCACCCTTGCGGAAAAGCTGGCCGCCAAACAGCCGATACCGAAGATCTCCGATACGCGATTCCTCGGCATCCCCGCGAACGCCATCCGCCAGCGCCCCGACATCCGCCAGGCCGAACGGCTGCTCGTCGCCCAGCTCGCGCGTAAGAAATCCGCGCAGGCGGACCTCTGGCCCAAATTCTACCTTACCGGTTCGATCGGCACCGAGGCCGGCAACTGGGGCTCGCTCTTTGGAGGCCCGGCGAAGCTCTACAGCTTCATGCCGCAGATAAGCTGGCCGATCTTCCACGCGGGAGCTATACGCAGCAACATCAAAGCGCAGGGCGCGATCGCCGAGCAGCTGCTCGCGTCATACGAACAGACTGTGCTCTCCGCCGTCGGCGAGGTGCGCGACTCGCTGTCCTCCAACGTGAAGGAATACGAACGCAGCGAATCGCTCAAGCGCGGCGTCGAGGCGGCCCAGGCGGCGCTTGACGTGGCCAACGACAAATACGCGAACGGCCTCGTCGACTTCACGAACGTCATCAACGCCCAGCGCTCGCTGACGTCGCTCTCGGAAGAGTACGTCATCAGCCAGGGGCAGATATCGGCCAACGCCGTGGCGCTCTTCAAAGCCCTCGGCGGCGGCTGGCAGCCGATGGAAGAGGCCGAACGGGCCCTTGCCGAAGCGGCGAAAAAAGCTAAAAAGTAA